Proteins co-encoded in one Neofelis nebulosa isolate mNeoNeb1 chromosome 2, mNeoNeb1.pri, whole genome shotgun sequence genomic window:
- the KANK4 gene encoding KN motif and ankyrin repeat domain-containing protein 4 isoform X1, translated as MEKTDGLPAKDQSSQGEEEKDPPKSHPYSVETPYGFHLDLDFLKYVDDIEKGNTIKRIPIHRRAKQAKFSTLPRNFSLLDSRARPHAALPHQNWSPVVPRKVPLGTEERAQSLPPGEHVQASTSGSDVSYHRKALLAETARHLEAAAPREAELASGSGRPQLLRASSMPATLLQNRASEDPSLNSGPPTPPALPPLQGEGNVCDGTFGPADGFAGFQNSTPRATTQPKVREFGDLVPGIPELVQEGAEPPEDADDEEAPNHLSFPSPPFSSQDALIVLEDEEDEHKTPEAEVVVTPGSPTPSPPPLPSPIPENEFPLEEIELNISEIPPPPPVEIDVRSIGVRVTEESLGLPTMDPISISSLKQQLSALEGELSGRTEELAQVRAALQQQEEEIKAREQRIQELECTVAQLADKLSHENARDAQGQTDTMVNTDPLHGLLTRELCDKSIEVNLLGSTGSESWRAGGEENGLLWGQDSHKPGDWSPAEFMPPSQLSLPQGPEMVLTPSLHSCLSTELRIEETGSELEGDPQVGAKGLGKGPGGSPWSSDRKTPPAGREEASSELPGKERPGRPPSSPTDATIGQYVKKIQELLQEQWSCLEHGYPELASAIKQPASKLSSIQSQLLSSLNLLLSAYSAHAPPQKEPPAPASSPLMEISPSTSLKSIMKKKDYGFRAGGNGTKKNLQFVGVNGGYETTSSEETSGEDSSPEDLSDSEAEKKCDGTEHKQGKEAHPGCKAGQGTPEGTSTSGQDGGPPEDLPHPKAERYKPSEEFLSACRALSQHLPESGATTDQLLRQSLNTIRQEWFRVSSRKSSSPAVVAAYLRGVQPHSPHFLKLLVNMADGNGNTALHYSVSHSNFSVVKLLLETGVCNVDHQNKAGYTAVMITPLASAETDEDMAVVWKLLREGNVNIQATQGGQTALMLGVSHDREDMVQALLNCQADVNLQDHEGSSALMLACHHGNADMVRLLLAHPACDSSLTDKAGRTALSIVLKSPAHVEIAGLLRAHAEQGRSLGP; from the exons GTCTCCCAGCCAAAGACCAGTCCTctcagggagaggaagagaaagacccTCCAAAGAGCCACCCCTACTCTGTGGAGACCCCATATGGCTTTCATTTAGACCTGGACTTCCTCAAGTACGTGGATGACATTGAGAAGGGAAACACCATCAAAAGGATTCCTATCCACAGAAGGGCCAAGCAGGCCAAGTTTAGCACTTTGCCCCGAAACTTCAGCCTTCTTGACAGCAGGGCTCGCCCCCATGCTGCTCTTCCCCACCAAAACTGGTCCCCAGTGGTGCCAAGGAAGGTGCCGCTGGGGACAGAGGAGCGAGCCCAGTCGTTGCCACCTGGTGAACATGTGCAAGCCTCCACCAGCGGGAGTGACGTGAGCTACCACAGGAAGGCCCTGCTGGCGGAGACAGCCAGACATTTGGAGGCTGCAGCCCCCAGGGAGGCTGAGCTGGCCTCCGGGAGTGGACGGCCCCAGCTCTTGAGGGCATCCAGCATGCCAGCCACACTGCTGCAAAACAGGGCCTCAGAGGACCCAAGCCTAAACTCAGGTCCCCCCacacctcctgccctccctccccttcagGGTGAAGGCAATGTCTGTGATGGCACCTTTGGCCCTGCAGATGGATTTGCGGGCTTTCAAAACTCCACCCCACGAGCAACAACTCAACCCAAAGTCAGAGAGTTTGGGGACCTGGTGCCAGGGATTCCAGAGCTGGTCCAGGAAGGCGCTGAGCCTCCAGAGGATGCAGATGATGAGGAGGCTCCAAATCACCTCTCTTTCCCAAGTCCTCCCTTCTCATCCCAGGATGCACTGATAGTTCTCGAGGATGAAGAAGATGAACACAAAACCCCAGAAGCAGAGGTAGTGGTCACCCCTGGCTCCCCAACACCAAGTCCCCCACCTCTGCCATCACCCATCCCTGAGAACGAGTTCCCCCTAGAAGAAATAGAGCTCAACATCAGCGagatcccacccccaccacctgtGGAGATAGACGTGAGAAGCATTGGCGTCCGGGTCACGGAGGAAAGCCTGGGCCTCCCCACGATGGATCCCATCAGCATCTCCAGCCTGAAGCAACAGCTGTCTGCCCTTGAGGGTGAGCTATCTGGAAGAACTGAGGAACTGGCCCAGGTCAGAGCTGCCctccagcagcaggaggaggaaatTAAGGCTAGAGAGCAGAGGATTCAAGAACTAGAGTGCACTGTAGCTCAACTGGCAGATAAGCTTAGCCATGAGAACGCCAGAGATGCTCAGGGCCAGACTGACACCATGGTCAACACTGACCCCCTCCATGGACTCTTGACCAGGGAGTTGTGTGACAAGAGCATTGAAGTCAACCTTCTGGGCAGCACAGGATCTGAAAGCtggagggctggaggagaggagaatgggCTCTTATGGGGGCAGGACAGCCACAAACCGGGGGATTGGAGCCCAGCAGAATTCATGCCACCATCTCAGCTCTCACTGCCACAAGGACCCGAGATGGTCCTCACGCCCTCTTTACATAGCTGCCTCTCCACTGAGCTGAGGATCGaagaaacaggctctgagcttgagGGGGACCCTCAGGTGGGAGCCAAGGGTCTGGGCAAGGGACCAGGAGGCTCTCCATGGAGCAGTGATAGAAAGACTCCCccggcagggagggaggaggccagtTCAGAGCTGCCAGGGAAGGAGCGCCCAGGGAGGCCACCAAGTTCACCAACAGATGCCACTATTGGGCAATATGTTAAGAAGATCCAGGAACTCCTGCAGGAGCAATGGAGCTGCCTGGAGCACGGGTACCCGGAGTTGGCCAGTGCCATCAAGCAGCCTGCCTCCAAGCTCAGCAGCATCCAGAGCCAGCTACTCAGCTCCCTCAACCTGCTGCTGTCTGCCTACTCGGCCCACGCTCCACCCCAGAAGGAGCCCCCGGCCCCCGCCTCCTCTCCGCTGATGG AGATCTCCCCGTCGACCAGCCttaaatcaataatgaaaaagaaagactatGGCTTCCGTGCAGGAGGTAATGGGACCAAAAAGAACCTTCAGTTTGTTGGGGTTAACGGTGG CTATGAGACCACCTCAAGCGAGGAGACCAGCGGTGAGGACAGCTCCCCGGAAGACTTGTCTGACAGCGAGGCTGAGAAGAAATGTGATGgcacagaacacaagcagggcaAGGAGGCCCACCCCGGCTGCAAGGCCGGGCAGGGCACCCCAGAGGGCACCAGCACCTCAGGCCAGGACGGTGGGCCTCCTGAAGACCTCCCCCATCCCAAGGCTGAGAG atatAAGCCTTCAGAAGAATTCCTCAGTGCATGCCGGGCATTGAGCCAACATCTGCCAGAAAGTGGGGCCACCACCGACCAACTCTTG AGGCAGAGCTTGAACACCATCCGTCAAGAGTGGTTCCGTGTCTCCAGCCGGAAGTCGTCTAGCCCTGCTGTGGTGGCGGCCTACCTCCGTGGGGTCCAGCCCCACTCCCCACACTTCCTGAAGCTGCTTGTGAACATGGCAGATGGCAACGGGAACACGGCTCTTCACTATAGCGTGTCTCACTCCAACTTCTCTGTGGTGAAGCTGCTGCTGGAGACAG GTGTCTGCAATGTTGACCATCAGAACAAAGCCGGCTACACTGCCGTGATGATCACTCCCTTGGCTTCTGCAGAGACCGACGAAGACATGGCTGTCGTCTGGAAGCTCTTAAGAGAAGGAAATGTGAACATCCAAGCTACTCAG GGAGGCCAGACTGCCCTGATGCTGGGAGTCAGCCATGACAGGGAGGACATGGTCCAGGCACTGCTCAACTGCCAGGCAGATGTCAACCTGCAAGACCACGAGGGATCGTCGGCCCTCATGCTGGCCTGTCACCACGGCAACGCCGACATGGTGCGGCTGCTCCTGGCACACCCAGCCTGCGACAGCAGCCTGACCGACAAG GCTGGCCGAACAGCTCTGTCCATCGTTCTGAAATCACCCGCCCATGTGGAAATTGCAGGGCTTCTGCGGGCCCACGCAGAGCAGGGCAGGTCCCTGGGGCCGTAG
- the KANK4 gene encoding KN motif and ankyrin repeat domain-containing protein 4 isoform X2, with the protein MEKTDAKDQSSQGEEEKDPPKSHPYSVETPYGFHLDLDFLKYVDDIEKGNTIKRIPIHRRAKQAKFSTLPRNFSLLDSRARPHAALPHQNWSPVVPRKVPLGTEERAQSLPPGEHVQASTSGSDVSYHRKALLAETARHLEAAAPREAELASGSGRPQLLRASSMPATLLQNRASEDPSLNSGPPTPPALPPLQGEGNVCDGTFGPADGFAGFQNSTPRATTQPKVREFGDLVPGIPELVQEGAEPPEDADDEEAPNHLSFPSPPFSSQDALIVLEDEEDEHKTPEAEVVVTPGSPTPSPPPLPSPIPENEFPLEEIELNISEIPPPPPVEIDVRSIGVRVTEESLGLPTMDPISISSLKQQLSALEGELSGRTEELAQVRAALQQQEEEIKAREQRIQELECTVAQLADKLSHENARDAQGQTDTMVNTDPLHGLLTRELCDKSIEVNLLGSTGSESWRAGGEENGLLWGQDSHKPGDWSPAEFMPPSQLSLPQGPEMVLTPSLHSCLSTELRIEETGSELEGDPQVGAKGLGKGPGGSPWSSDRKTPPAGREEASSELPGKERPGRPPSSPTDATIGQYVKKIQELLQEQWSCLEHGYPELASAIKQPASKLSSIQSQLLSSLNLLLSAYSAHAPPQKEPPAPASSPLMEISPSTSLKSIMKKKDYGFRAGGNGTKKNLQFVGVNGGYETTSSEETSGEDSSPEDLSDSEAEKKCDGTEHKQGKEAHPGCKAGQGTPEGTSTSGQDGGPPEDLPHPKAERYKPSEEFLSACRALSQHLPESGATTDQLLRQSLNTIRQEWFRVSSRKSSSPAVVAAYLRGVQPHSPHFLKLLVNMADGNGNTALHYSVSHSNFSVVKLLLETGVCNVDHQNKAGYTAVMITPLASAETDEDMAVVWKLLREGNVNIQATQGGQTALMLGVSHDREDMVQALLNCQADVNLQDHEGSSALMLACHHGNADMVRLLLAHPACDSSLTDKAGRTALSIVLKSPAHVEIAGLLRAHAEQGRSLGP; encoded by the exons CCAAAGACCAGTCCTctcagggagaggaagagaaagacccTCCAAAGAGCCACCCCTACTCTGTGGAGACCCCATATGGCTTTCATTTAGACCTGGACTTCCTCAAGTACGTGGATGACATTGAGAAGGGAAACACCATCAAAAGGATTCCTATCCACAGAAGGGCCAAGCAGGCCAAGTTTAGCACTTTGCCCCGAAACTTCAGCCTTCTTGACAGCAGGGCTCGCCCCCATGCTGCTCTTCCCCACCAAAACTGGTCCCCAGTGGTGCCAAGGAAGGTGCCGCTGGGGACAGAGGAGCGAGCCCAGTCGTTGCCACCTGGTGAACATGTGCAAGCCTCCACCAGCGGGAGTGACGTGAGCTACCACAGGAAGGCCCTGCTGGCGGAGACAGCCAGACATTTGGAGGCTGCAGCCCCCAGGGAGGCTGAGCTGGCCTCCGGGAGTGGACGGCCCCAGCTCTTGAGGGCATCCAGCATGCCAGCCACACTGCTGCAAAACAGGGCCTCAGAGGACCCAAGCCTAAACTCAGGTCCCCCCacacctcctgccctccctccccttcagGGTGAAGGCAATGTCTGTGATGGCACCTTTGGCCCTGCAGATGGATTTGCGGGCTTTCAAAACTCCACCCCACGAGCAACAACTCAACCCAAAGTCAGAGAGTTTGGGGACCTGGTGCCAGGGATTCCAGAGCTGGTCCAGGAAGGCGCTGAGCCTCCAGAGGATGCAGATGATGAGGAGGCTCCAAATCACCTCTCTTTCCCAAGTCCTCCCTTCTCATCCCAGGATGCACTGATAGTTCTCGAGGATGAAGAAGATGAACACAAAACCCCAGAAGCAGAGGTAGTGGTCACCCCTGGCTCCCCAACACCAAGTCCCCCACCTCTGCCATCACCCATCCCTGAGAACGAGTTCCCCCTAGAAGAAATAGAGCTCAACATCAGCGagatcccacccccaccacctgtGGAGATAGACGTGAGAAGCATTGGCGTCCGGGTCACGGAGGAAAGCCTGGGCCTCCCCACGATGGATCCCATCAGCATCTCCAGCCTGAAGCAACAGCTGTCTGCCCTTGAGGGTGAGCTATCTGGAAGAACTGAGGAACTGGCCCAGGTCAGAGCTGCCctccagcagcaggaggaggaaatTAAGGCTAGAGAGCAGAGGATTCAAGAACTAGAGTGCACTGTAGCTCAACTGGCAGATAAGCTTAGCCATGAGAACGCCAGAGATGCTCAGGGCCAGACTGACACCATGGTCAACACTGACCCCCTCCATGGACTCTTGACCAGGGAGTTGTGTGACAAGAGCATTGAAGTCAACCTTCTGGGCAGCACAGGATCTGAAAGCtggagggctggaggagaggagaatgggCTCTTATGGGGGCAGGACAGCCACAAACCGGGGGATTGGAGCCCAGCAGAATTCATGCCACCATCTCAGCTCTCACTGCCACAAGGACCCGAGATGGTCCTCACGCCCTCTTTACATAGCTGCCTCTCCACTGAGCTGAGGATCGaagaaacaggctctgagcttgagGGGGACCCTCAGGTGGGAGCCAAGGGTCTGGGCAAGGGACCAGGAGGCTCTCCATGGAGCAGTGATAGAAAGACTCCCccggcagggagggaggaggccagtTCAGAGCTGCCAGGGAAGGAGCGCCCAGGGAGGCCACCAAGTTCACCAACAGATGCCACTATTGGGCAATATGTTAAGAAGATCCAGGAACTCCTGCAGGAGCAATGGAGCTGCCTGGAGCACGGGTACCCGGAGTTGGCCAGTGCCATCAAGCAGCCTGCCTCCAAGCTCAGCAGCATCCAGAGCCAGCTACTCAGCTCCCTCAACCTGCTGCTGTCTGCCTACTCGGCCCACGCTCCACCCCAGAAGGAGCCCCCGGCCCCCGCCTCCTCTCCGCTGATGG AGATCTCCCCGTCGACCAGCCttaaatcaataatgaaaaagaaagactatGGCTTCCGTGCAGGAGGTAATGGGACCAAAAAGAACCTTCAGTTTGTTGGGGTTAACGGTGG CTATGAGACCACCTCAAGCGAGGAGACCAGCGGTGAGGACAGCTCCCCGGAAGACTTGTCTGACAGCGAGGCTGAGAAGAAATGTGATGgcacagaacacaagcagggcaAGGAGGCCCACCCCGGCTGCAAGGCCGGGCAGGGCACCCCAGAGGGCACCAGCACCTCAGGCCAGGACGGTGGGCCTCCTGAAGACCTCCCCCATCCCAAGGCTGAGAG atatAAGCCTTCAGAAGAATTCCTCAGTGCATGCCGGGCATTGAGCCAACATCTGCCAGAAAGTGGGGCCACCACCGACCAACTCTTG AGGCAGAGCTTGAACACCATCCGTCAAGAGTGGTTCCGTGTCTCCAGCCGGAAGTCGTCTAGCCCTGCTGTGGTGGCGGCCTACCTCCGTGGGGTCCAGCCCCACTCCCCACACTTCCTGAAGCTGCTTGTGAACATGGCAGATGGCAACGGGAACACGGCTCTTCACTATAGCGTGTCTCACTCCAACTTCTCTGTGGTGAAGCTGCTGCTGGAGACAG GTGTCTGCAATGTTGACCATCAGAACAAAGCCGGCTACACTGCCGTGATGATCACTCCCTTGGCTTCTGCAGAGACCGACGAAGACATGGCTGTCGTCTGGAAGCTCTTAAGAGAAGGAAATGTGAACATCCAAGCTACTCAG GGAGGCCAGACTGCCCTGATGCTGGGAGTCAGCCATGACAGGGAGGACATGGTCCAGGCACTGCTCAACTGCCAGGCAGATGTCAACCTGCAAGACCACGAGGGATCGTCGGCCCTCATGCTGGCCTGTCACCACGGCAACGCCGACATGGTGCGGCTGCTCCTGGCACACCCAGCCTGCGACAGCAGCCTGACCGACAAG GCTGGCCGAACAGCTCTGTCCATCGTTCTGAAATCACCCGCCCATGTGGAAATTGCAGGGCTTCTGCGGGCCCACGCAGAGCAGGGCAGGTCCCTGGGGCCGTAG